A stretch of the Gadus chalcogrammus isolate NIFS_2021 unplaced genomic scaffold, NIFS_Gcha_1.0 GACHA065, whole genome shotgun sequence genome encodes the following:
- the LOC130378064 gene encoding unconventional myosin-XVI-like, with translation MTPSTSASPRTAPAPRRPAPASPCCGPTGSPGPPQWCGPRRCRPAPSRCPGRSWSTTHRTSSATCCTSGGPQVLSSLLQAWGEMGLPGSPSLTDIRSAVATYNFDSEIGRRDLFVCLAQQEPSSDSSPLPAPAGSSSPAPAAAGSSSPAPPPLLLLLLAPPPLLLLLLLLAPPPLLLLAPVCCQACPLWLQPS, from the exons ATGACGCCATCTACCAGTGCATCGCCGAGAACAGCGCCGGCTCCGCGCAGGCCAGCGCCCGCCTCACCGTGCTGTGGGCCGACGGGCTCCCCGGGGCCCCCACAATGGTGCGGGCCCAGGCGTTGTCGCCCGGCGCCATCCAGGTGTCCTGGAAggagctggagcacaacacacagGACATCATCGGCTACGTGCTGCACATCCGGCGGTCCTCAG GTGTTGTCGTCCCTCCTCCAAGCTTGGGGGGAGATGGGCCTCCCCGGGTCCCCAAGCTTGACGGACATCCGTTCAGCCGTGGCCACATAC AACTTTGACTCAGAGATTGGCAGGAGGGACCTCTTTGTCTGCCTGGCACAGCAGGAGCCCTCATCCgattcctccccccttcctgctcctgctggctcctcctcccctgctcctgctgctgctggctcctcctcccctgctcctcctcccctgctcctgctgctgctggctcctcctcccctgctcctgctcctgctcctgctggctcctcctcccctgctcctgctGGCTCCTGTGTGTTGtcaggcctgtcctttgtggctccagccttcatga
- the LOC130378063 gene encoding uncharacterized protein LOC130378063, translating into MSARLRVILQEEIRKLSLPCGIPATVEELKHIVQDTFEIEQDFSLQFQDQEFDGQFFTLLETNEVKDKDTIKVVLTAPVITLTFEDSLNAKGLQESFDSSCAESSEDVRSSSSQPSSDTILLTSPESTSSLRSSSWPAQFEIPTFSFDTELILQAANAAYRKDGTLLSNPSVKPNILDKLADSIFVYTAYPSRAQREQVAEALVMKHPCLRDPVSSNGIYGWQNSLKYKVGNFRAKVKHLGLPELNVNCRKIKSAADGPPTKSLKKAKKSEVNYLPPHPQGETDETLEKERVELLYEYKKRDNTKIINEKMVKTFSLRRNDVILNKPAVIDFKARWPAMFELSQIEEEFRRITLKPLQSTFLGKLDQCTPRLLSLYRRKGGAVGKKLDETLDMLNEDNSIESRREAVIRGLILYLGEKTEELIKDYKVFDDDDVGTVQEALTTQVLNIFVVSKARDGDLQKQAGIAIEGAEVLFGIPDVAHACTYLMGLIYALELRYPNKLKYTFEVFQKIFLELEDVNQKVSSKVHDLKVSLHA; encoded by the exons ATGTCTGCCCGACTTCGAGTCATACTACAGGAGGAAATTCGCAAGCTTTCCTTGCCCTGCGGAATCCCGGCGACCGTGGAGGAATTGAAGCATATTGTACAGGACACATTTGAAATTGAACAAGATTTTAGTTTGCAGTTCCAGGACCAAGAATTTGATGGTCAATTTTTCACTCTCCTGGAAACAAATGAAGTAAAAGACAAAGACACCATCAAGGTGGTTCTTACTGCACCAGTGATCACACTAACATTTGAAGATTCTTTGAATGCCAAAGGACTCCAGGAGAGCTTTGATAGCAGTTGCGCTGAGTCATCAGAAGATGTCCGTTCCAGTTCTTCCCAGCCATCCAGTGATACCATACTTCTGACTTCTCCAGAGAGCACCTCCTCTCTTCGTTCGTCGTCTTGGCCAGCTCAGTTTGAGATTCCTACCTTCTCCTTTGACACAGAGCTCATTCTACAAGCTGCAAATGCAGCTTACAGAAAGGATGGAACCCTACTCAGCAACCCCTCAGTAAAACCCAATATTCTAGACAAACTAGCAGACAGCATCTTTGTCTACACTGCCTATCCTTCACGAGCACAAAGGGAGCAGGTTGCTGAGGCCCTGGTCATGAAACACCCGTGTTTGAGGGACCCAGTGTCATCCAATGGTATATATGGTTGGCAGAACAGCCTGAAATACAAGGTTGGCAATTTCAGAGCAAAGGTGAAACACCTTGGATTACCAGAACTAAATGTAAACTGTCGGAAGATAAAATCAGCTGCAGATGGACCACCAACTAAAAGCTTGAAAAAAGCAAAGAAATCCGAGGTAAACTATCTCCCACCACATCCTCAAGGTGAAACTGATGAAACCCTTGAAAAGGAGAGAGTAGAGCTTCTCTATGAGTACAAGAAGAGAGACAACACCAAAATCATCAATGAAAAGATGGTGAAAACCTTTTCATTACGTCGAAATGATGTAATCCTCAATAAACCCGCTGTGATTGACTTCAAAGCTCGATGGCCTGCCATGTTTGAGCTTTCCCAG ATCGAAGAGGAATTCCGTAGGATCACACTGAAGCCACTACAGTCCACATTCCTGGGGAAGTTGGACCAATGCACGCCCAGACTGTTGAGCCTCTACAGGAGGAAGGGAGGCGCTGTTGGGAAGAAACTTGATGAGACCCTTGACATGTTAAATGAG GACAACAGCATTGAGTCCAGAAGAGAAGCTGTGATCAGAGGCCTCATTCTCTACCTTGGTGAAAAGACGGAGGAGCTAATCAAGGACTACAAG GTTTTTGATGATGACGATGTTGGGACTGTACAAGAGGCCCTTACTACACAAGTCCTCAACATCTTTGTGGTCAGCAAAGCCAGAGATGGAGATCTCCAGAAGCAGGCTGGAATAGCCATCGAGGGAGCAGAGGTCCTTTTTGGTATCCCTGATGTTGCACATGCTTGTACCTACCTGATGGGCCTCATCTACGCCTTGGAACTAAGGTACCCTAACAAACTGAAATACACCTTTGAGGTTTTTCAGAAGATCTTTCTAGAGCTGGAGGATGTCAACCAAAAGGTGTCCTCCAAGGTCCACGATCTGAAGGTCAGTTTACATGCCTAA